The genomic region GCCTCGCAGTCGGAGAACCGGAAACGGGAGCAGCTGCAGAAGGAGGTGCAGCTGCTGCTGGAGGAAGCGGCGCGGATGGACGCGAAGGAGGACCGGGAGCACGGGCCTGAAGCGCGCGGAGACGAGCTTCCCTCGGGACTCAAGGATCCGGGGAAGCGGGCGGAGCGGCTGAGAAAGGCTCTGGCGGAGATCGAGAAGAAGGAAGCGGCGCTGCAGCAGGCGCAGGCGGAGCGGATCGCCGCGCGCAAACAGGAAGAGGAGCAGACCGGGAAGAAGAAAAGGGGCCCGAAGCCGAAGCCGCCGGAAGAGGTAAAGCTGCGGGAGGACGCACGGGCGAACCGCACCGATCCGGAGGGCCGGGTGCTGAAGGGGCGCCACGGATGGGTGCAGGGCTACAACGCGCAGGCCATCGCCGAGTGCGAGAGCCAGGTCATCGTGGCGCAGGAGGTGACCAACTCGGAGAGTGACGTGCACCTGTTGGCCCCGATGCTGGACAGGTGCGAGAAGCAGGCGGGAGCGCGTCCCGAACAGCTGCTGGTAGACGCGGGCTACTGGTCGGAAGCTAACGGCGCGCTGGATGGGCAGGGTGGAACCGATATGCTGATCGCGACGGTGCACTGGGCGAAGGAGATGAAGGACGCGCACCCGCAGCGCGACCAGATGGACGCGAAGCTGGAGAAGGAAGACGGGAAAGCTGCCTACAAGCTGCGATGCAGCACGATCGAGCCGGTGTTCGGGCAGATGCTAAACCGCGGGCTGGATCGCTTCCGCCTACGCGGCAAGCAGAAAGCGCAGCTGGAGTGGTCGCTTTGGTGCACGACGCACAACCTGCTGAAGCTCTGGAGGAACGCTCTGCGCGCGCGTAGGGCTCATTCGATGGCTGAAGTGATGCCCGCAATAGCCTGAGGGCCTCCCCAGGGGCACTTTCCGCCCTGCCGAGCGTCACGCCGCCCCGTGAGGATGCGCCCGCTGACGAGAGCAAGCTACCCGATGAGTTTTGCCCACTCACCAGGAGCCTACGAGGAAGCGCTCCAGAGCCCAATCGGATGGTTTGCTGGACACGCTCAGAGGAGATCCCCGGATGTCCATCGTCGCGGAGCTGTGGCACTACATGCGGGTGAGGAAGAAGTTCTGGCTGCTGCCCATCATCGCCGTCTTCCTGCTGCTGGGCGGGCTCCTGGTGCTGGTGCAGGG from Longimicrobium sp. harbors:
- a CDS encoding DUF5989 family protein, translating into MSIVAELWHYMRVRKKFWLLPIIAVFLLLGGLLVLVQGSALAPFIYALF
- a CDS encoding transposase; this encodes MSHNFLPYDQDQLYLMPPSVQEWVEKDSMARFLSEVLDELDACGKLASFYAAYRTDGWGAPAYHPLMMVKVLLYGYTSGVTSSRRMSALLEVDVAFRYLAANNQPDFRTISGFRTTHREALEKLFTDVLELCREAGLVKLGRVALDGHKVAGNASQSENRKREQLQKEVQLLLEEAARMDAKEDREHGPEARGDELPSGLKDPGKRAERLRKALAEIEKKEAALQQAQAERIAARKQEEEQTGKKKRGPKPKPPEEVKLREDARANRTDPEGRVLKGRHGWVQGYNAQAIAECESQVIVAQEVTNSESDVHLLAPMLDRCEKQAGARPEQLLVDAGYWSEANGALDGQGGTDMLIATVHWAKEMKDAHPQRDQMDAKLEKEDGKAAYKLRCSTIEPVFGQMLNRGLDRFRLRGKQKAQLEWSLWCTTHNLLKLWRNALRARRAHSMAEVMPAIA